Genomic window (Lycium ferocissimum isolate CSIRO_LF1 unplaced genomic scaffold, AGI_CSIRO_Lferr_CH_V1 ctg594, whole genome shotgun sequence):
TTGATTGACATAATGGCTGTATTTGTATTCCTCCCCCTATCATTCGAAGGTTCTAGGCCAAATACATAAATAGACCCTTAAAGTTGGTAGAAAATTTCATTTTGGCACCTTCCCTCAACGAGGTTCCTTTTGAGCACCTCTTGTATGCTAATAATTAGATtcttattttgaatcaaaatttaaaaagaaaatctcgCAAAATCCACAAGTGGATGCGAATAATACGTTGTTGACAATTGCCCTTACTTAAAAATATGAgaagagtttaaaaaaaaatttaaacttttttcCAATCAGTTAAAGAGTATTACTTATAGTCCTAAATTTTAATTGTTttaacattttaatttttttttaaaagaagtttAAACACCCCTATGATTGAGGTTGTTAACTTTAAAGGTGTAAAAACATTTAAAGACAAATAGTATGAATTTTACGCTTAATTGTCACTTATTTTACTTTGCTAGAACCAAAGTAATATCTAAGTGGTTTTTTCCtaacatcccccccccccaccccacccccaaacCCCCATGTACTCtggttgttttggaatttaTGAAAAGGTGCAGTTCAACTATAAAAAAATCTGAATGGTTTTAAACTTTTTAGTGGTCCTAGATTTAGAAAAGGAAAACTTTCAATTTAAGTAATGTGGGTTTAAATGACACAATTTGAGCTTGCATAAGGTGCTCAAAAGGAATCTAGCTAAGATAAGGTATCAAAATGAAATTTTCTGCCAACTTTGAGGGTCTGTTCATGTATTTGGCCAAGGTTCTATCTTCTATGCATGCCCCCACAATAATGTATTATTCCTTTTGCTTCCAATTTTGGCAATTCttacttcttttttaatttattataaaaggaagtaaaattttcaaaataatttaatttaaatattttattttattttaatacaaGTTTTTATAGCTACATAAATATCACAGTACATTTAAGATTATATGTGTAAACTTTTTTTACAGACACACAAAATGTTACTTATAATATATTAAGatcttaatttttaaatttgatatttaCTTAAACAGGATAATATAAAATGAAAGGACCAGTAGGTTTGATGAACAACTTTTAAAGGTACTATAGTGGCTTGATTTTTCCTCTATTTGTATTTGTTTCCTTATTATTTTTGACATGTGCCAAATATGTTGTGGGGATGCACGAACTTAACTTTTAGGATACATTTAATAATAATTGTACTACACCACATGCTAATAATTAGATTGTcgatcaaaatttaaaaagaaaatctcgCAAAATTCACAAGAATCATATGATGTTGACAATTGCCCTTGTTTAAAAATATGAAgaggagttaaaaaaaaaattgaaactgtTTTCCAATCAGTTAAAAAGTATTATTTATAGTcccaaatattaatcattttaacattttaattttttaaaagaagtttAAATAGCCCTATGATTGAGGTTGTTAAATTTCCTTCTTTAAAGGTGTAAAAACACTTAAAGACAAATAGTATGAATCGAACTACAATTTTAATGTTGGAAGTGGAGGATGCTTACTACTTGAGCAACTACCTCTTGTCTTAAGATATACTGAATATATAGTTAAAATGTTCTCACACTATTTTATTTCTCAAATGTGTAAACAGGTCTTTTAGTGGTGATTTGCTATTGATTGAGCAATTTGTTTCTTTTCTAAGATCCTTTTGTTCTGctcaatttttatttatagTCTAGCAACTATTTGATAGTAACAGCAAAACAAAGTTACTGTCTACCAAACGGACTGTTGTTAAGCGTAAGCATATTCCCTTGATAAATATTTTCCTATATATACTTGAGCATGAGAATGCATCTtataacaatccacaaaataaaatgatgagaatgagagagACAACAATTAACTTTTTAGCTCTGGCTTTGTTCCTCCTAAAGGTCTCAGCCGAGCTATCTCTTCCCCTTTATTTGCCGACTAATGAAACCTTTGGCCTTGAATTAGGAAATACGTCCGCCCAGTGCGGAAAGCAAGGTGGTGGTGGAAAATGTCGTACTGGAGAGTGTTGTAGTTTACAGGGTCGGTGTGGAACCACACCAGACTTCTGTGATCCTAATAACTGTCAAAGCCAATGTTCAGGTCCGTTCCCGCAGGGACGATGCGGATGGCAAGCTGATGGTGGAGCATGTCCTACTGGAcagtgttgtagtatatggggTTGGTGTGGAACCGGTTCAGCAAATTGCGATCCTGAAACTTGTCAAAGCCAATGTAAAAAACCATCCCCACACGAGCGATGCGGAAAGCAAGGTGCTGGTAGGAAATGTCCTGATGGagaatgttgtagtatatggggTTGGTGTGGAACCGGTTCAGCAAATTGCGATCCTGAAACTTGTCAAAGCCAATGTATCCCACACGGGCGATGCGGAAAGCAAGCTGCTGGTAGAAAATGTCCTACTGGAgagtgttgtagtatatggggTTGGTGCGGAACCACACCAGCCAATTGCGATCCTGAAACTTGTCAAAGCCAATGTGAAACACCAATTCCGCAGGGACGATGCGGAAAGCAAGCTGCTGGTAGAAAATGTCCAACTGgagtgtgttgtagtatatctGGTTGGTGTGGAACCACACCAGAATACTGTGATCCTGTTCACCACTGTCAAAGCCAATGTTCAGGGCCGTTCCCACCGGGACAATGCGGATGGCAAGCTGATGGTACAAAATGTCCTATTGGAAAGTGTTGTGGTAATATAGGTTTGTGTGGAAACGGTTTTGACTTCTGTGCTGGTCAAAATTGTCAAAGCCAATGCAATTATCTAATCTCGCCCACCAAGAATCCTATGAGAGGTATTGGAAGCTTCTTGCTCAACATTGTCTAGATGCTAGCTCATGTAGTCCCAGTTACTAGCTAGCTAGAGGACGTACTTTTACTCCTCTTTTGGGACCAGCGAAGTTATCTAATATTTATGCGTGTAATAATAATGCATATGAAATGcattatttaatataataaataaagaaCTTTTTTACTGTCTAATTAAAATAGCAAATGAGGTTCATTCTATAACATCTTTCCCGCCATATCTATATTATcatatactagttatgtgaggcccgtgcccaaactcaagatataaaagtagatattttaactaaagaaatataatttgtgttagtacaagtgtacaacaacaacaacaacaaccatatacccattgtagtcccacaagtgggtagttatatgaaagcaaaattttcattccactcctttaatattttaacttccattttgatgaaattatttaattcaaatcaaatttggaaccagaatttgacattataacttatgtatcctaattttctgaagttatttagttctaaataaataatctatacatagttaatgaacttttaagacaaatacataatttaacttgtgcagcAGATGGAGCTGCTCCTCTCTTAAtcagggattaggggttcgaacatggatatggaaaaaaatctttggaggaagcgctccccgaataggcgcgatgcagtgcgaattatctggattaattgggctcaaatgcggatatcgagcaccaatcagaaaatcaaagaacgtgaaaaatgaggtaggaggttcgatagcttttgaaaagtatactttaaaaacaaaacaaaaaaattgacttaaataaataagattaggacctaaaagtaattaattaaaaagttttaaaaaaatttgaaaattattgtgaggactacaaaagtccccaggttcgatagcttttgaaaagtagactttaaaaacaaaaaaaaaaaaaaaaaaattgacttaaataaataagattaggacataaaagtaattaattaaaaaaattttaaaaaattgggaaattattgtgaggactacaaaagtcctcacatttgctcttatataatATGGGGTAACACGGCTGAAAAAGTGCGATAGAAGGAAAATCTTAATTATTCTACTGCCATTTTAATTATCACTCTTTAAGttccataaattatgatgataTTAGTTAAGTGGCCTGTGCTTCGCGCGATCAAATATGTGGCTTTATAAATGTAGTTGATATAGAAAAGATACAAATAAAACATACATATAAAAGTGTCACATATAGTTCCCGAGGAAGAGCCCCTACACGAGTAAGGGAAGTGAACCTTCATTTTATAGAGAAAAAAGATACGTACCAAGTCTTCTAGCCATCCCTGGTTATTTATATTTTGTCCACAAATAAATTTTATTGTTATAAATACTAATATTTATTAGTAAATGCATTTAGAGGTAATTGTTATTCGTAATAAGAAATAGTTGGTCTCAAAAGAAACACATAATTTAGTCCAAGAGAAGAACGGCAATCTAAAAATGAAAAGTAGCAATTAGTGGAAgattagaaataaaagaaaggaactACGTACCattgttaaataaataaaaaacaaaaagacaaTGCATTCATAAGAGAATCCCgaatataataaggaaatatttaaagtCCGGAAATTGATATAACGATAAAATAGAAATTATGTCCGGAGAAATAAGAaatcatacatttatcatcatgttgttgttatattacCTATGATAATAATTAcagtatataacatatatagatGTAGATTTAGTGATCATATTAATAGTTTGCGTTTGTACTTCTCTTGTATGATCATTCGTTATTCGGAACCCATTGATCGAGAAAATTTGGATTCTCGTTATTGCGCTATGTAAGGACCCATAAAGAAGAAAACGGGATCTGATGGTAGAAGATTATTTTTTCCTGTTGTTAATTTAATTGATAgaaaagagattaaaaaaaaattataatcaaacataaaaaataacaaatactgaaagacaaaaaaaatcaaaacacaaAAACGAATATAagacaaaaaatcaaaacactaaaacgaatatataagggaaaatacatataaaaaaatacgTCATAAAAACATTCTCTTTGCACAGTAACACACAGTATATTGGACCCGTCAATAACTTGTCTCGAATTACAGGCATCAACAACAAATTTGAAGTAACCTCAAATTGCTAGAAATCTACTCCATCAGACTTCCATTATCAAggctttttttaatattagaaaCGTTTCGATGTGTGAGAGTTAGGACTCGATCCCTACCGTATATTAAAATTCAAGACGAAAATATATAAAGGAGGGAGATGTATACTGCCTAACCTCCAGAAAAGTTAATTAGCCTAAATGAGCTAATTTTTGGATGAGTTACAGTAACTCTCAAAAGATTGGTACATGAGATTAACAAAACTTTATACGACATTACAAAGGTGAAATATTGTTCTTGAGTGCCTGGTATTTCATTTCCATGgattaaaatgataaaatttcTTGAATCCTACTGTCCTACTGTAATGTGTAAAGAGTGTGCTGGGCTTTTCCTCCACCTGGATGGTATAGTTGAGTTGGTGCTTGCATTCGAAACATGGATGGGAAGTTTGATTTGCTAAATCCATGGAAATACATGAGACTATAATATTGAAGCTGAAGGTACTGCCAATTAAGGAAACATTCATATACTGTGTGGAAAACAGTATACAACATGTGCTCATGGAAGCTGACTCTTTGGTATTGAAAAAAGATTTTGGATGGGATATGAAGGTTTCATAAGGTATTGCCATAGTGATCAAGACCGTCTTGAAGCTGTGAGAGAGTTGGCGAGTCGATTTTGTACAAACATTGAGAGAAGGCAACATGTTGGTGTGGTTTTATATATCTACCCTCTTTAACTTTCAACAACTATGAACACCGTAAGAGAAAAGAATAGATTGATAACGTTGAGATCGATACAAGGAAATAGTGGCCTTGACGTGCTCATCGTAAGCTTACTTAATTGGCATccgttacggttcgcttttacgtgagttaaggcataaaagtttcTACGgagttgttggtgctctaattgaattttagtatttttagagtcgccacctaatttattaaaggaaaactaggaaaactgGCTAAAAGATtttcaagaaagagagaaatcttttggtaccaaagttcgaggtaagggttctggtgatcccctagggaaggttttacgcaccttagtattaaagatccgtagaatatggttgacctacgagcttcaatgtgtgattaatgtacttatttgtttacaATTGTTTAGTTTTCcgcaaaaatgtcattcatattcatatcataatttcaagGAAAAATTCGGCAAAAGATCCCCTTATAAAAGCAgtttttgggtttgaaaatccacgtaagtgttcaactcactttattgccggactaggacacactcggaatttctcccgagtagagtcgctactattctagtcctaataagatGAGTTTAGTCTTTTacgggtttttatttttatataagaaaatatggagtattctCTCTATAtttatacacatacatatgtaagaaaaaggaaagttttattaagtccaaattttatcattttttctttttgaagcCCATAAGGTCAAACCATATTCCAAGCCCAAAGTCCATCATAcctcaatcttggtccaaatacatttccctttatttttagTCTATTTGGTTTTGAGCTTCCAGGCCCAAAGCAGTCACTATTTTATCAGATTTTGCTAAGTTCAGAACCCATTTCCAGCTTTAAAAAAGTGCAAATCTCTTATCTTTCAGCAAATCGAATCCAGGTTAAAAAACGATTCTTTGAGTTTGCAAAAAAGACTTATTACAACCCAGTTTCAGTTTCAAGAGAATATCAAGAAGTTTGCCCTTTTAAATTACGGATGATAGCCCAAAAATTCATTAATTAGCCATTTTGGAGAACCATTAGAcgttgctcctttttttttttttttgaacttactgatgtgccgtgaaattacgggatattcgatgctaatttcttaagcttttgtaactcttcaagcacttttggtattacttttcgtatttttttgtcattttgtagGAAAAGATATTCGGAAAGTATAACGGAGTAAAATGAAGCAAAATAGGCCAAGGATACACTTTGCACAACATGCGAGCCGCATGTCATGTCTGCGGATCCACAATTCCACCGCATAGCATGACAGGCCACTGAAGAATAGGGAATGAAAGGTCGCGCAATTTGCGAGAtcaacatgcgactcgcatgttgaACTTGCGAGACAATAGTGTTAACGCAAACCTTGTCCGAAATCTGGGAAGCCTGAAGTCAAGAGCATAACATGCAGCTGCTGAGCATGCTTCGCGTCTCGCATGTTTGTCTTACGACACAACATGCGAAATGCATGTTGCGCACGCAGGGGTGTTTTTGTATAACATTGGTGCTCTATTCAGTTTTATGTGATTTACaagtgatcggaagaaaccaagtgaaaataaagtcaaaaagaggccaaactggacagttttgcaaaactgtcaaaacaggacagttttgcaaaaactggacagatttgcaaaactgaaactttggggtttattttgtcatattttgactTGGGAAAGTTGAGGAGCTACAAAAGAGAGACTTGGGGCATATCATTTtgatctttggccattttcatcAAGCTTGGAGAGTTAGGTTTTTGCACCCACACTtggggattgaagatttgaagatcttgataagaaatttcttaaccgtttactcatttcttcttttccttgctatgtattgattatctaagtgtgtagctttctattccattacttgaatcttgtttgtgaaaatattcttgattaaagtttggtttgaaactcttgcttatgtattgaatgattttattcctaatgaagtgggttattgtttctttaattaatctcgttcttgaatgtttccaaagggattagctaaccctaggactcacccatttaatttgatttgagctcgagagaggaaaGTCAATTTGGGAAAGATTAGTTAACAAGGATTTGAGgcataaccctcatctaatgacttgagctcgagagaggaaaGTCACTTgggattatattgattgtgcctaatatcacactttaaggcttgagaaagctcaaagtgaaattcattgatttggttgagaaactttcgatgaaatttagaaatcattatctattaacataacctcgttcttagttgtaaaatcgtaaaATACGTTGGATCGTTACTCGAGTGTAATTTCCTattatccatgcttgtggccattgatcattttacttgatttctaggttagtttacgtTTCCGCATTAtctataattttctcaaaaaccaaaatattatctatCGTTTGGCTTAGCTTGGTAAGTGAAAGTTCCTTACTTTCttaatcgcctagtatattgttccctgtgggatcgaccccgactcatagttggataaattatattgcatacaaccgtgtacactttctctttgaggagtggatttggacgttattaCTTACCAAAAtcccattttttcatttttcacaaCTAACCGCGTTGTTAAACCAATTtgaaaaattcaagatcaagctaAGTTTCGACTTGTCATGCAAAAAATTGATcattatcccccccccccccccccccctttttttctttttttttttttataaaaagagttTTAGAGACTTCCTAAAATACTAAACGTTGATTTCCTAAGTTTTACACATGCATAcgggtttcaatattttttgcaagagtttttacaaatacatatacataaacaagtacaacaacaacaacaacaataacaagcccagtataatcccaccatgtggggtctggggagggtagagtgtacgcagacctaacccccaccttgacaggtagggcggctgtttccgaaagaccctcggctcaagagaggagaagagaggaagataagaggaaaataagaggaaaacaagacaaaaggtcagatagggccaagcatatcgaaaacaatatgataacacaaataccaaaagcgagaaagtcatggtagacCAGTCCGGGCAtaaaggagcattaactactatatataaataaaataatcaaagtaccaacggcccaacaaatataagcaaagAATCAGATGCATAAACCAAAGGTAATAAACAAATGAGCGAAACTGCAACTACTAAGGTGAAAGGgtaagccacctagccttctatcctaatctgagtcctccacaacctcctatctaaggtcatgtcctggTGAGCTGAAACCGTGTCATATccccgtctaatcacctctccccaattcTTCTTCGGCCTCCCTTTTTACCTCGcccgaaaccatccatagccaacctctcacacctccgcaccggCAAAGATCTCtcgtctctcctcttcacatgcccaaaccatctcaccTTGCttccgcatcttgtcctccaccgatgccactcccaccttgtctctgatatcttcattcctaattctatctctcctagtgtgcccacacatccaccaAAGATTCGCATttcgcgactttcatcttctcgAATGTGGCATTTCttggccaacactccgctccgtacaataaagtcggtctaaccaccactttgtagaacttgcctttaagttttgaaggcactttcttatcacacagcACTCCGGAGGCGAGTCtctatttcatccaccctgcaccaatacgatgtgagacatcgtcgtcgatatccccatcttcctgtataatatacataaacaaGTATAGAGAAAAAATAAACGAGGAAagtttaggctggtgggcctacccaAGCCCCTCCAGTAGGCTATTTTCACCCGTAGTTGAGCCTTCCAATAATTTAGCTTCCCTTTCCATTTTTTTGACGGACTCGATCAAGAAAAGTTATTGGGTTTATGCAATAGAAGCCGCCCAAGCAATGGTATTTTGTGCAAGCAAAATAAAGGGGAAATATGGATTAGGAagtatcttaaaaaaaaaaaatatggaaactTAATGAACACAGCATTTGGTATAGCACACATAAGTCAGATGATTCTAAAAACATATATACTACATTTAATGGAATAGAAACTTGACTAAAACACCCACATGGACTGaaacaataaagtaaaatttacttggtgTAACTACccctaagacttatttatggaTAATATCTAACCTTTTTAATATTTatgatccataaatatatttttcaaattttacacttcataGCTACCCCACTTTTTTACTAAATAACCGTGCATCACCACATCCCTGTTTAGACGCATAGTTCCCAAATATACTCTATTTCTCTCCCTAAATACACGCAAGTAACTCCCAATCCCTCCCATTTCTGCCATAATTCAAATCAGTTTCTTCCACTTCTTCAATTATCAATTCCGGTTTTCACTCCACATAACTCCACATTGTTTTTACAGTTTCtgagtaaaacattttccaaaaataggtaagtttttttccgattttgatttttgtataaTGTATTTCAGTATATTTTTTGACAAGATGCATGTTGTTTgctgttttttttattttatgtaaaaTTCTTTGTTGCTTTAATTTCATCTTCTCAGATATACAAATCACCCATTCCTAGTGTTGTTTTTCATCAAGATTCACAGATTCGATTTCAATGGCTGAAATAGGCTCTCCGGGCACGAGAACTCGAggtatagaaaatataatagatGGTCCTAGTTTCTCTTTGGGAATTACTCAACAAGAAAACCCCATTGCAGGAGGGTCATCTTATGCTGAGACGCGTagcaaaaaaattaatgatcCAAGAAGGACGAAACAACATCATGAtgataaagaaaacaaagagggAATAGTCAGCACCGGATAAAAAAAGTTTCTCAAGTGCCGCTACAGAAGAAGAGAAAGGTTACCAAGAATGTTCCTGGAGGCAAGGGCAAAAAAGTAGTTCGGAAAAAACCTTCAATTGATGTAGAAGACGATGGAGAGGTATTTTCCCCCTTTTCATAAATGTATTTCAATTCACCAGATCTATATTTCCCATATATTTATGTGTATTTTGTTTCGTATTTCCtttgattttgaattatttatgtgttttttaatttgttatatacattttATCATCTGGTAGTTATGTTTTTGTGTTTcgttatatttttgttttcaatctGGGTTGGACATTCTATCAAGATAATTGTTCATTATATTTAAGTGTATTTCGATGAATGTCAAAAATACAAGATGTTTGTTATAGATTTTAAGACTTTAGCgatttgtgtttctttgtagttgtgatttattgtttttaaatttttgtatattagCTTCGTAGGGAAATTGACGTAAAGTGTTTTACATATGTCATTCGTCCAGGATTCTAGATTTTTGGTCACGAAGCGACTGTCCCCGTGGCCCCATCTATGCAAAGTTACACGAACGTCAATGTAATCGGTGACATTAGGGGCAAACTTTTGGTCGATGGACAAGTTTCGGACTCTATTTTTGGGAAATATCTTAGAATGCAAAGATATGGATGTACAAGCACAGTTGTTCAGGTGCTTCATGGTTAAAGAGCTTAAGGGAAGTACATACGAGTGCTttacatttgaaataaatggaaaagtATTGCGTTTTAGCATTAGAGAATTTGCACTAATCACTGGATTGAATTGTGTCTCCGACGCAAATGACTTTGTATACGATAAGACGGAAAAAAATaggcttatggatgattattTGGGGGGAACATCTGATCACATCAAAAGACGGCAACTGATTGAGTGTTTCAACAATACAGATTGGGAGGACAAAGGCGAGGACGCAGTCAAGATGGccattttgtattttataaatacATTCGTATTCTGATGCGAGCATGTTCGATCGAACATACCTAGGATACATTTTGACGTTGTAGAGGATGGGAGATATGTTGATTATCCTTGGGGCAAAGAGTCCTTCAAAGAGTTGGTTACAAGCATTAGTCGTAAATATGCCGACTTCAAGCAATATTATAGGATTCACGGAATGCCAATTGCCATGCAAGTTTGGCTGTATGAATCTTGTTCAAAAGTCCCATCCAATATTGCAATTAAGTCCGGAAATTTGATTCCAAGAATCTTCAATTGGCGGACTGTTGAAGAAAGACCGAAATTTGATGCTTTGATGGAAGGCATGTTTAGAGATGACATACACCAGGTAAATTTTACACATGCATTCCTTTTTTTATCTAACTGTAGTTGAATCAAAGTTTATTCATTTGCATCCCATTGTATATCACTTGTATTTTgccatatatatttattgtatttcaGTATATTTATCACTCTATTTTACTGTAATGTAGATCATCACTTTTTCAGGGGTGGTAATCATATGTATTGCACTATATTTTTCATCGACTCAGTCCTCTATATCACTGTTTTTCTCATTatagccccaaaatatcataaatgtttccatatattttttttttgaaaccatTATATGTATctatacaaatatatttttattcaatttttttttgatgtactAAATCTATATCACTTGTACTTTCCATCCATATTTATTGTATTTCAGTATATGTCTCACTCTATTTTACTGTAATGTAGGTCATCACTTTttcaggggggggggggggttaatcatctgtatttcattatatttttcatcGGCTCAGTCCTCTATATCACTGTTTTTCTCATTATAACCCCCAAAtatcataaatgtttccatatattTTTGTTGACACCATTATATGTATCCATACAAATATatttcattcaatttctttttatgtaCTTAATGTATATCTCACtgtttctaaaaaaaaattcacagaTTTGTACTTTTGATGATGTTGTTCCAACCACTGCTGAGTTGGAACGACTTAATTTGCCTCCTGTTGTTTCACAAGCTATCCCCAACCCAACAGACGGAGTTGAAGTTGCCGAAGGGAACGAGATGGttgatgatgactatgatgacttCAGTACCACACCACCACACATTGTAAGGGGTAAACAGCAACAGCGGTCTGCCGTATCTGATTCACCGCCTCATAAGAAACGAAGACAGGTTTCGGTTACAGATTCTACTGTTAGGAAACAATCAGCCCGGAACGAACCACTCACAACATCGAAGGACGCTTCGACATCAAGGCATCGTGATGTCCAAACAGCCACCAAAACTGataagtttcaagcttttaAGAAAGATGTAAGTGTTTtgttatccttttttttttttttgtaatatattTGCTTTGTTAAGGGTTTTGAAAATATTGACGTATTGTTCTGTCAAAAACACGTAGGTATCTCGCTCATCGATCTTAACAAGTCCATGGATGATATTCGCAAGTGCATCGATGACAACTTCAAAAAGGTTGTTGAGGCAATAAAGGGAAATCAAACCTCGTAAAAGGTAAatccaaaataaaattgattttattcacaaaatacgtattttgaatgaaaaatcGTTCCCATACTTTTatgaataacatatatatatatatatatatatatatatatatatatatatatatatatatatatatatatatatatatatatatatatatatatattattgtgagtTTCTTTGACAGTTGATTGAATTCATGCGAGTATTGTATGCCAACCTCGTATTGATGAAGGTTGCAGGCACAATGTTAATCGCGATGTTTCGGTGTTGGAACACGCCGAAGTACACA
Coding sequences:
- the LOC132045076 gene encoding agglutinin isolectin 3-like — protein: MMRMRETTINFLALALFLLKVSAELSLPLYLPTNETFGLELGNTSAQCGKQGGGGKCRTGECCSLQGRCGTTPDFCDPNNCQSQCSGPFPQGRCGWQADGGACPTGQCCSIWGWCGTGSANCDPETCQSQCKKPSPHERCGKQGAGRKCPDGECCSIWGWCGTGSANCDPETCQSQCIPHGRCGKQAAGRKCPTGECCSIWGWCGTTPANCDPETCQSQCETPIPQGRCGKQAAGRKCPTGVCCSISGWCGTTPEYCDPVHHCQSQCSGPFPPGQCGWQADGTKCPIGKCCGNIGLCGNGFDFCAGQNCQSQCNYLISPTKNPMRGIGSFLLNIV